A DNA window from Oryctolagus cuniculus chromosome 21, mOryCun1.1, whole genome shotgun sequence contains the following coding sequences:
- the SUDS3 gene encoding sin3 histone deacetylase corepressor complex component SDS3 isoform X2, whose protein sequence is MSAAGLLAPAPAPAGAPPAPEYYPEEEEELESAEEDERSCRGRESDEDTEDASETDLAKHEEEDYVEVKEQMYQDKLASLKRQLQQLQEGTLQEYQKRMKKLDQQYKERIRNAELFLQLETEQVERNYIKEKKAAVKEFEDKKVELKENLIAELEEKKKMIENEKLTMELTGDSMEVKPIMTRKLRRRPNDPVPIPDKRRKPAPAQLNYLLTDEQIMEDLRTLNKLKSPKRPASPSSPEHLPTTPAESPAQRFEARIEDGKLYYDKRWYHKSQAIYLESKDNQKLSCVISSVGANEIWVRKTSDSTKMRIYLGQLQRGLFVIRRRSAA, encoded by the exons ATGAGTGCCGCGGGGCTGCTGgctccggccccggccccggctggAGCGCCGCCGGCCCCGGAGTACTAccctgaggaggaagaggagctggaGAGCGCCGAGGAGGACGAACGCAGCTGTCGGGGCCGCGAGTCGGACGAAG ACACCGAGGATGCTAGTGAGACTGACCTGGCCAAGCATGAGGAAGAGGACTACGTGGAAGTGAAGGAGCA GATGTATCAGGACAAACTGGCTTCTCTCAAGAGGCAGTTGCAGCAACTGCAGGAAG GTACCTTACAGGAATATCAGAAGAGAATGAAAAAACTAGATCAGCAGTACAAAGAAAGGATCCGAAACGCAG AACTTTTCCTTCAGCTGGAA ACTGAACAAGTAGAAAGAAATTACATTAAAGAAAAGAAGGCAGCAGTGAAAGAATTTGAAGACAAGAAGGTTGAGCTGAAAGAGAACCTGATTGCTGAgctagaagaaaagaagaaaatgattgaAAATGAGAAGCTAACCATGGAACTTACTGGCG ATTCTATGGAAGTGAAACCCATCATGACCAGAAAGTTGCGGAGGCGACCAAATGACCCTGTCCCCATCCCAGACAAGAGGAGAAAACCTGCTCCTG CTCAGCTAAACTATTTGTTAACAGATGAACAGATCATGGAGGATCTGAGAACGTTAAATAAG CTTAAGTCACCCAAGAGACCAG CATCCCCATCCTCTCCTGAACACTTGCCTACTACACCTGCAGAGTCTCCTGCCCAGCGGTTTGAAGCTCGGATCGAAGATGGCAAACTGTACTATGATAAAAGATG GTATCACAAGAGCCAAGCCATCTATCTCGAGTCAAAGGACAACCAGAAACTGAGCTGTGTGATCAGCTCAGTTGGAGCCAATGAG ATCTGGGTGAGGAAGACAAGTGACAGCACCAAGATGAGGATCTACCTTGGCCAGCTTCAGCGCGGGCTCTTTGTGATCCGTCGGCGGTCAGCAGCTTGA
- the SUDS3 gene encoding sin3 histone deacetylase corepressor complex component SDS3 isoform X1, producing the protein MSAAGLLAPAPAPAGAPPAPEYYPEEEEELESAEEDERSCRGRESDEGATPARRTARGGDTEDASETDLAKHEEEDYVEVKEQMYQDKLASLKRQLQQLQEGTLQEYQKRMKKLDQQYKERIRNAELFLQLETEQVERNYIKEKKAAVKEFEDKKVELKENLIAELEEKKKMIENEKLTMELTGDSMEVKPIMTRKLRRRPNDPVPIPDKRRKPAPAQLNYLLTDEQIMEDLRTLNKLKSPKRPASPSSPEHLPTTPAESPAQRFEARIEDGKLYYDKRWYHKSQAIYLESKDNQKLSCVISSVGANEIWVRKTSDSTKMRIYLGQLQRGLFVIRRRSAA; encoded by the exons ATGAGTGCCGCGGGGCTGCTGgctccggccccggccccggctggAGCGCCGCCGGCCCCGGAGTACTAccctgaggaggaagaggagctggaGAGCGCCGAGGAGGACGAACGCAGCTGTCGGGGCCGCGAGTCGGACGAAGGTGCGACCCCAGCCCGCCGGACAGCGCGGGGCGGGG ACACCGAGGATGCTAGTGAGACTGACCTGGCCAAGCATGAGGAAGAGGACTACGTGGAAGTGAAGGAGCA GATGTATCAGGACAAACTGGCTTCTCTCAAGAGGCAGTTGCAGCAACTGCAGGAAG GTACCTTACAGGAATATCAGAAGAGAATGAAAAAACTAGATCAGCAGTACAAAGAAAGGATCCGAAACGCAG AACTTTTCCTTCAGCTGGAA ACTGAACAAGTAGAAAGAAATTACATTAAAGAAAAGAAGGCAGCAGTGAAAGAATTTGAAGACAAGAAGGTTGAGCTGAAAGAGAACCTGATTGCTGAgctagaagaaaagaagaaaatgattgaAAATGAGAAGCTAACCATGGAACTTACTGGCG ATTCTATGGAAGTGAAACCCATCATGACCAGAAAGTTGCGGAGGCGACCAAATGACCCTGTCCCCATCCCAGACAAGAGGAGAAAACCTGCTCCTG CTCAGCTAAACTATTTGTTAACAGATGAACAGATCATGGAGGATCTGAGAACGTTAAATAAG CTTAAGTCACCCAAGAGACCAG CATCCCCATCCTCTCCTGAACACTTGCCTACTACACCTGCAGAGTCTCCTGCCCAGCGGTTTGAAGCTCGGATCGAAGATGGCAAACTGTACTATGATAAAAGATG GTATCACAAGAGCCAAGCCATCTATCTCGAGTCAAAGGACAACCAGAAACTGAGCTGTGTGATCAGCTCAGTTGGAGCCAATGAG ATCTGGGTGAGGAAGACAAGTGACAGCACCAAGATGAGGATCTACCTTGGCCAGCTTCAGCGCGGGCTCTTTGTGATCCGTCGGCGGTCAGCAGCTTGA
- the SUDS3 gene encoding sin3 histone deacetylase corepressor complex component SDS3 isoform X3 encodes MYQDKLASLKRQLQQLQEGTLQEYQKRMKKLDQQYKERIRNAELFLQLETEQVERNYIKEKKAAVKEFEDKKVELKENLIAELEEKKKMIENEKLTMELTGDSMEVKPIMTRKLRRRPNDPVPIPDKRRKPAPAQLNYLLTDEQIMEDLRTLNKLKSPKRPASPSSPEHLPTTPAESPAQRFEARIEDGKLYYDKRWYHKSQAIYLESKDNQKLSCVISSVGANEIWVRKTSDSTKMRIYLGQLQRGLFVIRRRSAA; translated from the exons ATGTATCAGGACAAACTGGCTTCTCTCAAGAGGCAGTTGCAGCAACTGCAGGAAG GTACCTTACAGGAATATCAGAAGAGAATGAAAAAACTAGATCAGCAGTACAAAGAAAGGATCCGAAACGCAG AACTTTTCCTTCAGCTGGAA ACTGAACAAGTAGAAAGAAATTACATTAAAGAAAAGAAGGCAGCAGTGAAAGAATTTGAAGACAAGAAGGTTGAGCTGAAAGAGAACCTGATTGCTGAgctagaagaaaagaagaaaatgattgaAAATGAGAAGCTAACCATGGAACTTACTGGCG ATTCTATGGAAGTGAAACCCATCATGACCAGAAAGTTGCGGAGGCGACCAAATGACCCTGTCCCCATCCCAGACAAGAGGAGAAAACCTGCTCCTG CTCAGCTAAACTATTTGTTAACAGATGAACAGATCATGGAGGATCTGAGAACGTTAAATAAG CTTAAGTCACCCAAGAGACCAG CATCCCCATCCTCTCCTGAACACTTGCCTACTACACCTGCAGAGTCTCCTGCCCAGCGGTTTGAAGCTCGGATCGAAGATGGCAAACTGTACTATGATAAAAGATG GTATCACAAGAGCCAAGCCATCTATCTCGAGTCAAAGGACAACCAGAAACTGAGCTGTGTGATCAGCTCAGTTGGAGCCAATGAG ATCTGGGTGAGGAAGACAAGTGACAGCACCAAGATGAGGATCTACCTTGGCCAGCTTCAGCGCGGGCTCTTTGTGATCCGTCGGCGGTCAGCAGCTTGA